GGACATCCCGTCGGCGACGTGGCGCCGGGCGATGCCGAGCCGCTCCCTGATCCACGCGTCGGACGTCGCCAACCGTGAGCTGAGTTCGATGTTGTCGACGGAGCGGGGCGGGACGCACCCGCCCACTCCCTGGACGACTGCCGCGCGTGTGGTCACGCGGTCGATTGTCCGTCGGGCGAACAGGACTCACATAGGACTTTCGCGGCCAATTCACCCGTAAGGTGCATAACCGGCTTGTTTCCGCCAGGTTCGCCATCCCATGGTGCTCACCATGGACTCCCCATGGATCTTCACCGCCTTCCGCGCCCCCGCCGATCCGGGCGCGGCCCCCGAGGCCCTTCAGGAGGTACGGCATCTGCGCGCCCGCATCCTGTTCGACCAGGGCCGGCGGCCGGCCTTCGGCAGCCATGCCGGCGACCACCCCGACGCCCAGCCGCAGGACCACGGCGCCTGGCACTTCGCGGCCCGGCGCGGCCACGACGGCGTGCACGGCCCCCCGCTGGGGTATGTCCGGCTCCTGACACCCGCGAGCGCTTCCCTTTACCAGTCCAGGGAATTCCTGGGGGGCGACCGCTATGACGAAGTCCTGCGCACCGAGGGCCTGGCCCCCGGGACAGTGTTCGAACACAGCCGGCTGGTCGTCGAGCACCGGGCCCGCAAGCTGGGCCTGGGCCTGCACCTGAACGCGCTGGCCGTGGCCGCCGCGCACGAACTCGGCGCCGCGGCGATGATCGGCACCTCCGGCACCGCCGAAGGCCAGGACCGCTTCCACGCCCGCTTCGGCTTCCACCCGGTCCCCGGCACCCGGCGCTACGCCGAGCAGTACACCGAGGACGTCGTCATCCTGCTGCACCGGTCCGCCGAGGGCGCCGGCGAGCACACCGCCCTGGTCGACGACTACCGGCTGCTGTTCCGCTACGACCTGATGGACCAGGGCTGCCCCGCCGAGCCGGCCCGCACCGGACAAGGACCCTCATTCACCGTCCCGCGCCGCGGACCGGTCTGGCGCGACGCCCCGCCGCGCCGCCTCACCGCGATCGGCCCGGCGGACCCGCACCGCTGGAAGCCGGTCCTGTTCGAGCCGGCCCGGCACGACGACCGGGTGGCGATGGGCTCGCTGCTGGATACCGGCGCGGTCCGCGAGGTCGCCGACACCATCGAGGACCAGTTGGAGGAGCTGATCCGGGCCCGGGACCCCGGGCACGTCCCGGACCCCGACGCGCTGGCCGCGGCCCGCCGGGACCAGCTGGCCGGCGCCCGGCCCTGGGAATACGGCACCTGGGCCTGGTACCCGTGGTCCGGCCGCCTGGTGCACGTCCTGCCGCGCGAGGAGTTCCGGCTGGTCCGCACCGACCGCAACCGCGGCAAGATCGACCGGCCCGAGCAGCGCCGGCTGCTGGACAAGCGGATCGGCGTCATCGGCCTGTCGGTCGGCAACAGCGCCGCCCTGACCCTGGCCCAGGAAGGCGTCGCGGGGGCCTTCAAACTGGCCGACTTCGACACCCTGAGCGTGTCCAACCTCAACCGGCTGCGCGCCGGCCTGCACCAGATCGGGGTGAACAAGGCCGTGATCGCGGCCCGGCAGATGTTCGAGATCGACCCGTATCTGGACATCGAGATCTTCCCCGCCGGCCTGACCGAGGACACGGTGAAGGAGTTCTTCCTGGGCGGCCATGGTCCGATCGACCTGCTCGTCGAGGAATGCGACACCCCGTGGGTGAAGCTCGCCGCCCGCGAGGCCGCCCGGGACCTGGGCGTGCCGGTGGTGATGGACGCCAACGACCGCGGCCTGCTGGACGTCGAGCGCTTCGACCGCGAGCCGCACCGGCCGCTGTTGCACGGCCGGCTGGGGCGGCTCGGCCCCGACGACTGCCTGAACCTGACCTTCGACGAGCGCGTGGAGCTGATCCTGGCCATGGTGGACGCCGACCGGATCTCCCCGGCGCTGGCCGCGAGCATCCCGAAGATCGGCCGCACGCTGAGCAGCTGGCCGCAGCTCGCCTCCGGGGTGGCGCTCGGGGGCGCGCTGGTCACCGAGGCCGCCCGGCGGATCCTGCTCGGCGGTCCCTGTGCGTCCGGCCGGTTCTACGTCGATCTGGAGAAGCTGATCGCGCCGGACCGGGATGTGTCGGGCGACGCTGCTCAGGCAGCCGTCAGCTTGCCCAGCGCCCCGTAGAACCAGACGTTCTCCGCGCCGACGGCGTCCTCGGCCTTGTCGGGACGCCAGGCCGGCAGGTTCACGATGCCCGGGTCGACGATGCGGAAGCCCTCGAAGAACCCGGCGATCTGCTCGCGCGTGCGCGGCGAGGGGTTCTTCATCACCGCCTGGTACTGGCTCTGGACGCTGCGGACCAGATCGCCGGTGGCACCGTCGATCGTGGCGTGCGTCAGCGCCAGGTAGCTGCCCGGCGCCAACATCCGCCGATAGGTCTGCAGGACGCCGGCCGGATCGTCGGCGTCGTCCACGAAGTGCCAGGCGGCCAGGGCCGTGAGCCCCACCGGCTTGTCGAAGTCGATCAGCGACTTGACGGTGGGGTCGCCCAGCACCCGCTCGGCGTCGACCATGTCGGCCAGCACCGCGCCGGCGTTGTCGTTCCCGCGCAGGATGTAGTTGCTGTGGCTCACCGCGGGCGGGTCGTTGTCGATGTAGACGACCCGCGCGGCCGGGTCCACGGCGTGCGCGAGTTCGTGCACGTAGCTCTGGGTCGGGATCCCGCTGCCCAGGTCCAGGAACTGCCGGACGCCGTCGTCCAGCATCACCCTGATGGCCCGGGCCAGGAAGAGGCGGTTCTGCTGCAGGATCATGCGGCCGTTGGGCTCGATGGCCAGCAGCTGCCGCCCGAAGTCCCGGTCGGGGGCGAAGTTGTGCTTGCCGCCGAGCAGGAAGTCGTACAGCCGCGCGACGCTGAACACGTCGGTGTCGATGTTCGACGGGAGGTCGTCGAAGATCGCGTCCACGTCGGTGCCGGCGGGCGCTCCGGTCGGGTCGGTCATCGTCTTCGTGCTCCTTGGGGAAGTCGGAGGGCCGGTGCGGCGCCGGCAGAGCGGCAAATCGCCGCAACCCACCATCTAGGCTTGCACTTTTCCCTGGCCGGCCGCTGCCGTTTCGCGGCCTTTATAAGACCTCTTCCACAGAATTCCTCGGCCCGGTGCCGTTGCCGGCGGCGCCGCGCTGCTTGCTGTACCGGTCCAACCGCACGTCAAGCGCCTGCACGACGGTCTCGCCGTCGTACGGTCGCAGCTGCGAGCGGGCCCGGTTCATCTCGGTCGTGAGTCGCACCGACCCGGCGAGGGTGGCCATCCGCGCCGCCTCGGCCAGCGCCGCGCACGCCGCCGGCACGTCGCCGAACTGCACCTGGGCCTGAGCCCGCCGGGCCAGCGCCATCGCGTTGTTGTGCAGGTAGGCCGGGTTGAACCGCTGCTGCGCCAGGGCCCCGGCGTCGGCGGCCTCCACGGGGTGCCCCAGAAGCAGGTGGCACTCGCTCTCCCGGGCCCAGTAGAACGACGGGCCGTAGAACCCCCAGCGCTCGGCGGCCGGCTCGGCCCAGTCGATGCGCTGCATCTGCCGCCGCTCGCGCTCCAGGGCCGCCAGGCTCCGGGCGCCCTGGCCGGCCGAGGCGTAGACCCGGGCGGTCATGTCGGCGGCGTAGGCCTTGGCCCGGCGGCTGGGGCTGCGCTTGGCCGCCTCCTCGGCGGCCTGGGCGTGATCGATGGCGGTCTGGTGGTCGCCGGCGGACATGCTCAGGTGCGCCTGCGCGGCCAGGACGTTCGCCGCCAGCTCGTAGTCGTCGGCCTGGTAGGCGGCCTTGCGCGCGTCGTCGTAGTAGAACCGGGCCGCCTCGTCCTGGCCCATGTTGAACATCATCCAGCCGAGCAGGTGCGCCAGGTCGCCGTAGACGACCCAGGCCTGGCCGGTGAGCCCGGGAGGGGCGTCCTTGACCACGGCCTCCATCATCGCGCGGACCGCGAGCCCGGTCTGGACCGTCGCGGACGGCCCCAGGGCGGCGTTCTGCTGGCGCAGGCCGCCGACGATCAGCCCGGTGTTCTCCACCATGGCCGGGTCCACCCGGCCGGCCGGGGTCGGCAGCACCGCCTCGCCGGCCAGCGGCGCGGCCGCGGCGACCGCGAACAGGCTGCTGAGATTCAGCAGCGCCGAGCGCCGGGACAGGCTGTTGCCGCCGTCCGGCGGCTCCATCAGGGAGCTGATGTCAGCGGCGGTGGACATCGAGGACAACAGCTCGCCGGGGTTCGCGCCGAGGTCGTCGTACACCGGCTTGACCGGGGGCGCGCCGAAGTACGGGTCGAACCGCACCTCGGGGTTCGGCGCCGCAGCCGCAAGTGCGTACGGCTGCGGGGCCTGGCGGGGCGGCGGCAGCAGCCCGCCGGCCGGACCCGGCTCGCGGATCTGGCTGAACACCGGCCGCTTCTTGGCGCCGTAGTCGTCCAGATCGGACAGCAGGTCCGCGACGCTGCACTCGTACAGCTGCGCCATCCGGTCCAGGACCTCCAGCGACGGCGCGTAGCCGGTGGAGCTGGGCCAGGCCTCCCAGTAGGAGAAGTTCTTGAAGGTCTTCGGGTCGTCCGGCCAACGCCGGTTCCACCGCTCCGCGGCCTCCGGCTGGGTCCAGCCGCGGGCCTGGCGCAGCGCGACACGCGCGTTGACGTGGAACCGTTTCTGGAACTCCCGGCCGATGTCGGCCCAGGACTTGTCGGCGGCCCGCAGCTGCTCGGCCATCTGGGCCTGGATCTGCTTCAGGCTCCTGGGTTTCCTGCTCATCCTCTGGCGATCCCTGCCTCGGCGGGCGGCCCTCACCGTCCGGACCCGTCACGCTTTCCGTACCTCGAATGTGACGCGCCGCCACGCCCGCCACGGGACCGGACCCTTTTCCTCCCAGCCTCGCCGGGAGAAAATGTCGGTTGCCGCATTGTCCCATCGCCCAGCGCGATGATGGGAGCAGTCGCAGTAACCGTAGGCGGACTTCAGGAGGACTCGCCGTGCGAACGACTCAGGAGTCGGAGAACTGGGCGGTCGAGTTCATCCGGACCGACGGGGAGAAGCAGTCGCTCTCCGTCGAGGACGGGTTCACCTCCCGCGGAGACGCCGAATACTACGGCCAGTGCACGTGGTCCTCGCCCGGCGGGCGGGGCATCGAGCTGGTGCGGGTGCGGCAGCTGCCGCGCGGCCCGTGGATGCCGGTGGCGCCGGCGTCGGTATGCGGGGGGATCCGCCTATAGCGCTGTGCGCCTTCCGGGGGGATACCGGTGTGCGTCCGCAGTCCGCACGCCGGTTCGGGGATCCCAGCCCGTCCGGGCGGTTTCGTGATCGAGCCGGCCCGGACGGGCTTTTTGGCGCCCTGACGGTGACAGAGCCGCCGCGCTCCCCAAGCCCAGGGAGCGCGACGGCCGTCAGAACCCTATATCGAACGAGACCCTATTTCCCCCGCTCAGCCAGCTGCTCGGCGTACAGACTCGTCGGCAGCACATGCGACCCGGCCGACTCGACCTGCCCGTCGCTCCCGGCCGCCAACGCGCCGGTGCACCCGACGGCCCAGTTGTGCGCGGTCGGCGGCTCCATGAGCGTCAGGCCGGTGGTCCCGCAGTTCCACGCGGTGCTGTTGGCGTCCCCCCAGCCGTGGCCGGAGCCCTCGCTGCCGTAGTCCTCCATGTTCAGCGAGCCCTGCAGGACGACGTCGTCGTACAGCGTGCCGCCGCCCCAGCGCTGATGGCCGCCGGAGTCGAAGGACGCCGAGTACGACGAGGGGATGAGCGTGGCCGTGCAGTCCGAATACACGTTGGGGCCGGACTGCCGCTGCTCGGTCTCGAAGGCGTGCACCTTCGAAGCGGTCACCTCGCAGTCCTGGATCAGGTTCTCCTGGCCCGACAGGGTGTAGCCGTTGGAGCGGGCCGAGGTGCCGGTCGTCACCATGTCCAGCGAACCGGTGTGCAGCACGGAGACCCGGCGGCTGGCGGCGGTGAGGCCGGCGGCGCCGTTCTGCCCGAAGTGCCAGCCGAAGACGTTGTCGACCCACGAGTCCTGCACCGCGTCGACCATCGCGAACTGCGAGTCGTAGAAGTCGGTGGCGTACTTCGGGTCGGTCGTCATCGCCTGGCCGTCGGCGGTCAGGTTCTCCAGGCCGACGTGGTCGATGCGCGGGAACGTGTACCTGTACACGAGCGCCTGCGTGTACTGCTTCTCCAACGCGGTGGTCAGCGGGGCGTCGATGGTGATCCGGTTGCCGGAGACCGCGGTGATCGTGCGCTCCGAGCGCAGGCTCCAGTTCGGCTTCCAGTCGCTCTGCATGCCGAGCGCGTCGATCCAGGCCTGCGTGGTCGGCCGTTCCACGACGACCTGGTCGCCGGCCTTCAGGCCGGAGGCGTCGTCCAGCGTGAGCGAGGTGCCGCCGACCGGGACGTAGGTGTCGGTGACCTTGGCCTGGGCCCCGACGACCGCGTAGGCCGCGGTCGAGCCGATGGTGACGAGGGTGCGCGCGGTCGCGCCGATGGCGACCAGGGTGGTGGCCGCGGCGTTCGTCGACGCGCCGCGCAGCACCACACCGCTTGCCGTGATGTGCAGCGAGCCGGCCAGCCGGAACGTGCCGGCGGCCAGTTGCACAGCGCCGCGGAAGCCCTGGGCGTTCAGCGGAAGCGCGGACACCTTGTCGATGGCCGCCTGGATGCTCTTGGTGTCGTCGCCGCCGGTGGGCTTGACCGAGTCCTTCGTCGCCACGCTCGGGATGGCGACGCCGCCGCCTTCGTAGCCGGCGGAGGAGTAGTCGGGGATCCGGTTGCCCTGGGCGTCGTGGCCGTAGCTCAGCTTGCCGCCGGCGAAGGAGATCCAGGAGCCGGTGAGGCCGGGCTGCGTCGCGGGCTTCGCGGGCGCCGCGTCGGCGAACTGTGCGACGGCGACACCGGTGCCGAGCACGACCGCGGCGATGGGTATGGCGAGACGATGGCGTCGGAGGAAGTCCAGCGGGGTCATGGGTTCGCAGTGTGACTGTTCACGGCGTAAGACCGCGGTAAAGAACCCTTACTCGCTGTCGGCGACCTCTTTCTCCAGATGCGCGAACACCTTCCCGAGCAGCGCGTTCAGCTGTTCCCGCTCGTCGGCGGCGAGCGGACCCAGGACCTCATCCTGGACTTCTTGAGCCTGCGCGGCCAACTCGGCGAGCAGCGCACGGCCGTCCTCGGTGAGCGTGACGCCGACCCGCCGGCGGTCCGCGGCGTCCCGGGCGCGCTCGACGGCCCCCGCGCCGGCCAGCTCGTCGACGATCTTGGCCAGGTCGCTGGGGTCGATCGCCAGCCGCAGCGCGAGGTCGCGCTGCACGTGCGGCCCGAAGTCGGCGAGCGCCGCCAGCACCGCGTGGTGCCACAGCCGCAGTCCGCGCTCGCCGAACCGCCCGGCCAGCCGGCTCCGCGCGATCTTGCCGGTCCGCGAGAGCAGGTAGGTGGTCAGGCCGGTCAGCGAGGGCGGCAGCGCCCGCAGGTCATCCATGGTATGACTATAGGCGCCGACCCATCATGGGTGAACACCCACTAGTTTGGAGGCACGATGGACGCGCTGCACTCCCGCCTGCTGGTGGCCCGTTTCGCGGAGATGTTCGACTTCTACCAGGCCGTCCTGCCCGAGATGCTCGGCGCGAAGCTGATCAAGGGCTCCCCGGCCGGCCCCTACGCCAACTGGGACGTCGAGGACCAGGCGGTCCTGATCCTGTTCGACCGCGCGACGATGGCCGCCGTCGCCGGCACCGCGGACCTGCCCGCGGCCGCGGCGCCGGCGCAGGACCACACGATGTTCGTGTGCCGGGTCGACGACGTCGACGCCGGGGCCGAGCTGTGCGTCCGGCACGGCGCGACCCTGGTGGTGGCGCCGACGGACCGGCCGGACTGGGGCCGGACGCTGCGGACCGCGCACCTGCGGGACCCGGAGGGGAACCTGATCGAGCTCCAGTCGTACGAGGGCTGATCCGCCGAGGGCTGATCCGCTAAGCCAGCGCCGCGGTCTGCCACTGCAAGGCCCGCGGCACGCCCCGAGCGTCGATCCGCGCCGTGTACAGCGCACCCTCCGGTCCGACCGCAGCGGCCACGACCAGGCCCTGCGCGTCGACGGCCAGCGAGGGCCGCAGGATCGGCCCGGGCCCGCTGTGCCAGCGGCGGACGCCGCCGGGGGCGCCGAGCTTCGGCTGCCAGACCACCTCGACCAGTCCGCGGCGGCCGCGCTGGGCCAGGAAGACCCCGCCGGCGTGCGGCTGGATCGCCACGACCCCGAACCCGCCCTGGCCGCCGAGCGTTCCGCCCGGCGGCCGCCAGGCGCCGCCGGCCGAGCGGGTCATGACGCTCAGGACGCCGGTGTCGGCGGCGCGGGCCGCCAGCAGCGCGGCACCGCCGCGCAGGGTGTGGACCGTGGGCGGGTCCCCCATCGGGGGCAGGGCCGTATGGGTGACCTGCGGCCCGCCGGAGGACCCGATGCGCCAGCTCCACAGCACGTGGCCGACGGCGTGGAGCTCGACGTCACCCTCCGGGGTGACCGCGGCGGTCAGGCCGTCCCGGACCCGGTGGCCGCCTATGTCCTGCCAGTCGGTCCAGCGCGCGCCCGGCGTGTTCAGGTCGCGGCGGCGCCAGGACACCGACATGTCGGCGTTGCGGACGAAGACGTGGAGCACGCCGCGCCCGTCGACCACCGCGGCCGGGCAGCCGACGTCGCCGCGGTCCTTGGTCGTCGCGCCGATCGGGGTGCCCAGGCCCGTCCACGGGGTGAAGCCGCCGTCGGGCCGCTCGCCGGCGACGACCACCTCCTGGGTCCAGGTCCCCCGATCGGGGTCGCTGGTGGCGCGCAGCCCGACGAGCTGCGCGCGGCCGTCGGGCGCCACTGCGACCACCAGATGAGGGGCCAGGGAGAAGGCGGTGTTCTGGTCGCGCTGGTCGCGCTGGCCGGCCGCGCCGCCTGCGCCGGCCCCACCGCCCGCACCGCTCGCACCGCCCTGGATCCCGACCCCGGACCCGAATCGTCCGCTCCCGGGCTTCGTCTCCGTCCACATCACCGCCTGCCCGCCGACCGCCGCGAAGGCCCGCAGCCGGCCGTCCGGCCCGGCCCGCAGCCAGTCGGTCGTCCCGACGTGGCGCAGGTTCGTACTCTGCGACCAACCCGGCCGGGCCGCGTCGCCGCCGACGGTGCGGTCGCCGCAGCCGACCGGGTCGCCGCACTTGCGCCGGTCGGCCCAGCCGTAGACGCCCAGCAGGCGCAGCTTCTCGCGGGCGCTGGACCCGCCGAGGTTGTGACGCCAGCGCGCGTTCCCGTAGCCGACGTACGCGTCCAACCGCACGGCCGAGGGACCCCGCCGGGCCCGGTGGTCGGCATAGGCCGCATAGGTGAACCAGGCGGTCGCGGTGTGGTCCTCGTTGTCGGTGTGGACGCCGGAGTCGGTGAGCCAGGCCCGCTCCTTCGGACCGGTACCGCGCCGCTCGGGATCGGGGTCCATGGTCCGCACGACGGTGGGCTGGAACCGGTCCATCAGGTCGGCGAGCGTGCCGACGAGCTGGTCGCGGGTGTAGACCCCGCCGGTTATCGCACTCTCGCTCGGCTGGAGCACCGGCCGGGTCGTGAGGGTGCCGCGGTAGAGCGCGGCCAGCGGCGTGTGGTTCTCGTCACCGGGGGTGGAGCCGGTGTAGCTGCCCATCGAGATGTCGAGGAAGACCAGCCGCACCCGCGGGTCGGCCTCCAGCTCGCAGAGCTCGGCCTCACCCCCGCGGGTGACCAGCACGCTACGCCGCCAGGGCGCGTCGTCATCCGCCCCAGCCATGCGCGCATAGGCCGAGCGCAGCCCGTGCTGCCGCGCGGCGGCGAAGGACGCACCGCCCCCGGCCTCGGCGGCCGTGAGCACGACCGTGGTCACCTCGCCGCCGGTGCGCACCGAGTCGGCGATGTCCGGGTTCATGAAGTAGAGGTCGTCATCCGGATGGGCGACGACCTGCATGAACGCGACCCGGCTGACGAGCCGGGCCGGACGGCTGACCATGTCGGCCTCGGCGTTGGTGACGGCGGTATCGGCACCGAGCGCGCCGAACGCCAGTGCTCCCATCCCGAGCAGCCCAAGCTCGCGACGAGACAAGTAAGGCACCTTGACTCCTGTGTGGCTGGATTCCCCGCAAACCATATTCGGGACGCGGGAGGAGGCCCGCGGGTTGCCTTCGGAGTCACTCGATACGGTCTGGAATCGAACGGACACACAGCGGCGCCCCCGATCCGGTCCGGATCGGGGGCGTACTCAAGACTCTTTCTGCAGGTGTCAGGCCTGTTCCACTTGCGTGGGCGTCAGACCTGTTCCGCTGCCGCGGATGTCAGACCTGGCCGGCCTTCTCCAGCGCACTGCAGCAGGTGTCCACGATGAGGCGGGTCACGACGTACGGGTCGACGTTGGCGTTCGGCCGCCGGTCCTCGATGTAGCCCTTCTTGTCCACCTCGACCTGCCACGGGATGCGCACCGAGGCACCGCGGTCGGAGACGCCGTAGCTGTACTCGCTCCACGGCGCGGTCTCGTGCTGCCCGGTGAGCCGCTCCTCGATCCCGGACCCGTACGCGCGCACGTGCTCCGCCGGCTTGTCCCCCTCACCCAGCGCCTCACACGCGGTGATGATCGGATCGTACGACTCCCGCATGGCCTTGGTGGAGAAGTTGGTGTGCGCCCCGGCGCCGTTCCAGTCCCCCTTCTGAGGCTTGGCATCGAACGAAACGGCGACCCCGAACTCCTCGGCGACCCGCAGCAGCAGATAGCGCGCGACCCACATGTGGTCGGCCACCTCCACCGGCCCGGCCGGCCCCACCTGGAACTCCCACTGCCCCGGCATGACCTCGGCATTGATCCCCGAAATCGTCAACCCGGCAGCCAGGCAGTAGTCCAGATGCCGCTCCACCAACTCCCGCCCGAAGACAGCGTCACCCCCGACCCCGCAGTAGTACGGCCCCTGCGGCGCCGGAAAACCCCCACCCTCCGGGAAACCCAAAGGCCGACCACCCCGGAACAGCGTGTACTCCTGCTCGATCCCGAACCACGCCTCCTGCTCAGCGAACCGCTCGGCAACCTCCCGAGCCTCCGCCCGCGTGTTGGAAGCATGAGGCGAGAAGTCGATGTCCTCCACCTCACACAGCACGAGCAACGACTCCCCACCCCGCACAGGATCGGCACACGTGAAAACCGGCCGCAGCACCCGGTCCGAAGAACGCCCCTCAGCCTGGCCCGTCGAAGACCCGTCGAACCCCCACACCCCCGGCACAGCCCCGTCAACCAGAATCCGCGTCTTCGACCGCAGCCCCGCCGTAGGCACAGCACCGTCAATCCAGATGTACTC
This genomic interval from Catenulispora sp. GP43 contains the following:
- a CDS encoding VOC family protein, yielding MDALHSRLLVARFAEMFDFYQAVLPEMLGAKLIKGSPAGPYANWDVEDQAVLILFDRATMAAVAGTADLPAAAAPAQDHTMFVCRVDDVDAGAELCVRHGATLVVAPTDRPDWGRTLRTAHLRDPEGNLIELQSYEG
- a CDS encoding MarR family winged helix-turn-helix transcriptional regulator; its protein translation is MDDLRALPPSLTGLTTYLLSRTGKIARSRLAGRFGERGLRLWHHAVLAALADFGPHVQRDLALRLAIDPSDLAKIVDELAGAGAVERARDAADRRRVGVTLTEDGRALLAELAAQAQEVQDEVLGPLAADEREQLNALLGKVFAHLEKEVADSE
- a CDS encoding ThiF family adenylyltransferase, coding for MDSPWIFTAFRAPADPGAAPEALQEVRHLRARILFDQGRRPAFGSHAGDHPDAQPQDHGAWHFAARRGHDGVHGPPLGYVRLLTPASASLYQSREFLGGDRYDEVLRTEGLAPGTVFEHSRLVVEHRARKLGLGLHLNALAVAAAHELGAAAMIGTSGTAEGQDRFHARFGFHPVPGTRRYAEQYTEDVVILLHRSAEGAGEHTALVDDYRLLFRYDLMDQGCPAEPARTGQGPSFTVPRRGPVWRDAPPRRLTAIGPADPHRWKPVLFEPARHDDRVAMGSLLDTGAVREVADTIEDQLEELIRARDPGHVPDPDALAAARRDQLAGARPWEYGTWAWYPWSGRLVHVLPREEFRLVRTDRNRGKIDRPEQRRLLDKRIGVIGLSVGNSAALTLAQEGVAGAFKLADFDTLSVSNLNRLRAGLHQIGVNKAVIAARQMFEIDPYLDIEIFPAGLTEDTVKEFFLGGHGPIDLLVEECDTPWVKLAAREAARDLGVPVVMDANDRGLLDVERFDREPHRPLLHGRLGRLGPDDCLNLTFDERVELILAMVDADRISPALAASIPKIGRTLSSWPQLASGVALGGALVTEAARRILLGGPCASGRFYVDLEKLIAPDRDVSGDAAQAAVSLPSAP
- a CDS encoding PIG-L family deacetylase, coding for MSRRELGLLGMGALAFGALGADTAVTNAEADMVSRPARLVSRVAFMQVVAHPDDDLYFMNPDIADSVRTGGEVTTVVLTAAEAGGGASFAAARQHGLRSAYARMAGADDDAPWRRSVLVTRGGEAELCELEADPRVRLVFLDISMGSYTGSTPGDENHTPLAALYRGTLTTRPVLQPSESAITGGVYTRDQLVGTLADLMDRFQPTVVRTMDPDPERRGTGPKERAWLTDSGVHTDNEDHTATAWFTYAAYADHRARRGPSAVRLDAYVGYGNARWRHNLGGSSAREKLRLLGVYGWADRRKCGDPVGCGDRTVGGDAARPGWSQSTNLRHVGTTDWLRAGPDGRLRAFAAVGGQAVMWTETKPGSGRFGSGVGIQGGASGAGGGAGAGGAAGQRDQRDQNTAFSLAPHLVVAVAPDGRAQLVGLRATSDPDRGTWTQEVVVAGERPDGGFTPWTGLGTPIGATTKDRGDVGCPAAVVDGRGVLHVFVRNADMSVSWRRRDLNTPGARWTDWQDIGGHRVRDGLTAAVTPEGDVELHAVGHVLWSWRIGSSGGPQVTHTALPPMGDPPTVHTLRGGAALLAARAADTGVLSVMTRSAGGAWRPPGGTLGGQGGFGVVAIQPHAGGVFLAQRGRRGLVEVVWQPKLGAPGGVRRWHSGPGPILRPSLAVDAQGLVVAAAVGPEGALYTARIDARGVPRALQWQTAALA
- a CDS encoding peptidoglycan-binding protein; amino-acid sequence: MTPLDFLRRHRLAIPIAAVVLGTGVAVAQFADAAPAKPATQPGLTGSWISFAGGKLSYGHDAQGNRIPDYSSAGYEGGGVAIPSVATKDSVKPTGGDDTKSIQAAIDKVSALPLNAQGFRGAVQLAAGTFRLAGSLHITASGVVLRGASTNAAATTLVAIGATARTLVTIGSTAAYAVVGAQAKVTDTYVPVGGTSLTLDDASGLKAGDQVVVERPTTQAWIDALGMQSDWKPNWSLRSERTITAVSGNRITIDAPLTTALEKQYTQALVYRYTFPRIDHVGLENLTADGQAMTTDPKYATDFYDSQFAMVDAVQDSWVDNVFGWHFGQNGAAGLTAASRRVSVLHTGSLDMVTTGTSARSNGYTLSGQENLIQDCEVTASKVHAFETEQRQSGPNVYSDCTATLIPSSYSASFDSGGHQRWGGGTLYDDVVLQGSLNMEDYGSEGSGHGWGDANSTAWNCGTTGLTLMEPPTAHNWAVGCTGALAAGSDGQVESAGSHVLPTSLYAEQLAERGK
- a CDS encoding SAM-dependent methyltransferase is translated as MTDPTGAPAGTDVDAIFDDLPSNIDTDVFSVARLYDFLLGGKHNFAPDRDFGRQLLAIEPNGRMILQQNRLFLARAIRVMLDDGVRQFLDLGSGIPTQSYVHELAHAVDPAARVVYIDNDPPAVSHSNYILRGNDNAGAVLADMVDAERVLGDPTVKSLIDFDKPVGLTALAAWHFVDDADDPAGVLQTYRRMLAPGSYLALTHATIDGATGDLVRSVQSQYQAVMKNPSPRTREQIAGFFEGFRIVDPGIVNLPAWRPDKAEDAVGAENVWFYGALGKLTAA
- the glnII gene encoding glutamine synthetase — translated: MVFKAEYIWIDGAVPTAGLRSKTRILVDGAVPGVWGFDGSSTGQAEGRSSDRVLRPVFTCADPVRGGESLLVLCEVEDIDFSPHASNTRAEAREVAERFAEQEAWFGIEQEYTLFRGGRPLGFPEGGGFPAPQGPYYCGVGGDAVFGRELVERHLDYCLAAGLTISGINAEVMPGQWEFQVGPAGPVEVADHMWVARYLLLRVAEEFGVAVSFDAKPQKGDWNGAGAHTNFSTKAMRESYDPIITACEALGEGDKPAEHVRAYGSGIEERLTGQHETAPWSEYSYGVSDRGASVRIPWQVEVDKKGYIEDRRPNANVDPYVVTRLIVDTCCSALEKAGQV